The following are from one region of the Massilia sp. 9096 genome:
- a CDS encoding GGDEF domain-containing protein, with protein sequence MGIDITEMKDVQHRLSAFARVDSLTGLPNRAQLYERLGEALARSRRGASATACLFLDIDHFKSINDSLGHASGDEALREFGRRLQSSVRETDLVGRLAGDEFVIVLEGGEQPACAQAVAQKIIEAMRAPFFIAGAPLHASTSIGIAVSSGEDDDADGILRRADEALYAAKRAGRGGFATGCPH encoded by the coding sequence ATGGGGATCGACATCACCGAAATGAAAGACGTTCAGCATCGCCTGAGCGCGTTCGCCCGAGTCGACTCCTTGACGGGACTACCCAATCGAGCGCAACTTTACGAGCGGTTGGGCGAGGCTCTGGCGCGTTCAAGGCGGGGAGCGTCCGCAACCGCATGTTTGTTCTTGGACATCGATCATTTCAAGTCGATCAATGACTCACTAGGCCATGCTAGCGGAGACGAAGCACTGCGGGAGTTCGGCCGGCGGCTTCAATCGTCCGTACGTGAAACGGATTTGGTCGGTCGGCTCGCTGGAGACGAATTTGTGATCGTCCTTGAGGGAGGCGAGCAACCGGCGTGTGCGCAGGCTGTCGCGCAAAAAATCATCGAGGCCATGCGCGCTCCATTTTTTATTGCGGGCGCGCCGCTTCACGCGTCGACAAGCATTGGAATCGCTGTGTCGTCGGGCGAAGATGACGACGCCGACGGGATTTTGAGACGAGCCGATGAAGCCTTGTATGCTGCCAAACGTGCGGGTCGGGGAGGCTTTGCCACAGGCTGCCCACATTGA
- a CDS encoding response regulator produces the protein MPTIELREQRVLILAPRGRDAEVIAGVVARHGLYAQIVRDVDELMEAMGLGAAAAMLAEEALTPDARQRIVEWIGKQEPWSDFPFVLLLAKRAGSAPVQLQETLARLGNVILLERPLSSDTLAAAAASSLRARRRQYEARTIMAQRETVSRELAFLNEHLEARVHERSLELARANDRLAAEMMERERAQQAMIQAQKLEFLGRFTGGVAHDFNNLLNVIQGNMDLIGLFSKEDITKARAKTAQAACKRGAKLTGQLLTFARNQSLDLQPLSVKTMFEVVSELAPPILGAGVELDFVIEAGVDSVLADASQMEMALLNLAVNARDAMDGKGRLSFHASLATPPAGLASDQAFVRVAVSDNGSGMSPEVVAKVFEPFFTTKDVGKGTGLGLSQVYGMAQQSGGAVSARSVQGAGATIEIWMRSVAGSDADQASPDAAAVPLGGFKILVVEDDDAVRAGIVDALMALGCDVSQASSGRAGLDALVMARPQLLFTDYLMPGMNGVQLVVKAREMFPDLAVLVATGYADMSAIEDAVGANRVLRKPFQLAELSAAVSRAANRRASPR, from the coding sequence GTGCCGACGATTGAGCTTCGCGAGCAGCGGGTCTTGATTCTGGCGCCGCGCGGGCGCGACGCCGAGGTGATCGCCGGCGTCGTTGCGCGCCATGGGCTTTACGCTCAAATAGTTCGAGACGTGGACGAGCTCATGGAAGCGATGGGGCTTGGGGCGGCCGCAGCGATGTTGGCCGAGGAAGCGCTGACGCCCGATGCGCGTCAGCGCATCGTCGAATGGATCGGCAAGCAAGAGCCTTGGTCGGACTTTCCATTCGTGCTGCTGCTGGCGAAGCGCGCGGGATCGGCCCCGGTCCAGCTCCAAGAAACGTTGGCTCGGTTGGGCAACGTGATTTTGCTCGAACGGCCTTTGAGCTCCGACACTTTGGCCGCCGCCGCCGCGTCCTCGTTGCGCGCGCGCCGCCGCCAATACGAAGCGCGGACAATCATGGCCCAAAGGGAAACGGTAAGCCGAGAGCTGGCTTTCCTGAACGAGCATTTGGAGGCGCGCGTTCACGAGCGATCGCTCGAGCTTGCTCGCGCCAACGATCGCTTGGCGGCCGAAATGATGGAGCGCGAGCGCGCTCAGCAAGCGATGATCCAAGCCCAGAAGCTCGAATTCCTCGGGCGGTTCACCGGCGGGGTTGCCCACGACTTCAATAATCTGCTCAACGTCATCCAAGGCAACATGGATCTCATCGGCTTGTTTTCCAAGGAAGACATTACCAAAGCCCGAGCCAAAACGGCGCAGGCGGCCTGCAAGCGCGGCGCAAAACTGACCGGCCAGCTGCTGACCTTCGCGCGCAACCAATCGCTTGATTTGCAGCCGTTGTCCGTCAAGACGATGTTTGAGGTGGTGTCGGAATTGGCGCCACCCATACTGGGCGCAGGCGTGGAGCTCGATTTTGTAATCGAGGCTGGCGTGGACAGTGTTTTAGCCGACGCAAGTCAGATGGAAATGGCTTTGCTCAACCTCGCGGTAAATGCTCGTGACGCGATGGATGGAAAAGGTCGACTTTCCTTTCATGCCTCGCTTGCCACGCCTCCGGCCGGCTTGGCTTCCGACCAAGCCTTTGTCCGCGTTGCAGTCAGCGACAACGGTTCCGGCATGTCGCCGGAGGTCGTGGCCAAAGTGTTCGAGCCGTTTTTCACGACCAAGGACGTTGGGAAGGGCACGGGCCTGGGCTTGAGCCAAGTTTATGGCATGGCCCAACAGTCCGGCGGCGCGGTGTCGGCGCGCAGCGTGCAAGGCGCGGGGGCGACCATTGAGATATGGATGCGCTCAGTTGCCGGCTCGGACGCAGATCAGGCGTCGCCTGACGCGGCCGCGGTTCCGTTGGGTGGATTCAAAATCTTGGTGGTGGAGGATGACGACGCCGTGCGTGCGGGCATCGTCGACGCGCTAATGGCTCTGGGCTGCGACGTGTCGCAAGCGAGCAGCGGTCGTGCCGGGCTTGACGCGCTGGTTATGGCCAGGCCGCAATTGCTTTTTACCGATTACTTGATGCCGGGTATGAACGGCGTGCAGCTTGTCGTCAAGGCGCGCGAGATGTTTCCTGACTTGGCCGTGTTGGTGGCGACTGGGTACGCCGACATGAGCGCGATTGAAGACGCCGTTGGAGCCAATCGTGTGCTGCGCAAGCCGTTCCAATTGGCCGAGCTTAGCGCGGCCGTGTCCCGGGCTGCGAACAGACGCGCAAGTCCTAGATAA
- a CDS encoding EAL domain-containing protein codes for MDEISQRLYFALEAARMSVWDSTLIDGRVLSSVINWSPDGMALLGLPQKLCRMPFSDYLSFIHPDDRTAVVDTMQTHVDRCLGYETSYRIRRADGEERWLRAKARPVCESAVPVGTLGLIWDDTERKMQELAIHEQKELAEVTLASIADAVITTDRKGHVRSLNRVAEHLTGWSKLDAEGKPINELMHLIDEVNGGVVENPVTRCLRTRTTVGVSSRTRLVTRDCRTVSIEDSAAPIWSSNGELLGAVAVFRDVSHERELARQVRWQAAHDALTGLINRREFEKEVAHALSSAKSERQHHALLYLDLDRFKVVNDTCGHAAGDVLLQTLSHMLQDRMRDSDILARLGGDELGVLLKHCPLPRALLLAEGIRQTIQDFRFSWGGHTFSLGVSVGLVEISPDSSSTSELLMAADQACYLAKEAGRNRIRVYHETDALLAQRRSEVQWVTRLNDAFTHDRFRLFGQPIIPLGSGSGHHEEVLIRIASQDETLILPGAFIPAAERYDLMASLDRWVITHVCRHIEKENSGARDGNASGFDRIPAMYSINLSGMSLNDDGMFDHIVHQFSEHGVEPRQICFEITETAIIANLPKAQDFMARCRQLGCLFSLDDFGSGLSSFAYLRSLPVDFLKIDGVFVRDIANNRIHRAMVKAINEVGHEMGIRTVAEYVEDDLTLDVIRQLGVDYAQGYAVGRLRNLLSPFADRNRPT; via the coding sequence ATGGATGAGATCAGTCAAAGGCTTTACTTTGCGCTGGAGGCTGCAAGGATGTCGGTGTGGGATTCCACGCTCATCGACGGCCGTGTGTTGTCGAGTGTGATCAATTGGTCGCCGGACGGCATGGCACTGCTGGGGTTGCCCCAAAAACTTTGCCGCATGCCATTTTCTGACTACCTGTCGTTTATCCATCCCGACGACCGCACCGCTGTCGTCGACACGATGCAGACGCATGTCGATCGCTGCCTCGGCTACGAGACGAGCTATCGCATCCGGCGAGCCGATGGCGAGGAGCGATGGCTGCGTGCAAAGGCCCGGCCCGTGTGCGAATCCGCCGTCCCCGTCGGTACGCTGGGACTGATCTGGGATGACACTGAACGCAAGATGCAGGAGCTGGCCATCCACGAGCAAAAGGAATTGGCCGAAGTCACACTGGCGTCGATTGCAGATGCCGTCATCACCACTGATCGGAAAGGCCATGTACGCTCGCTCAATCGCGTGGCCGAGCATTTGACGGGCTGGAGCAAGCTAGACGCTGAAGGCAAACCCATCAACGAGCTAATGCACCTGATCGACGAGGTCAACGGCGGGGTGGTCGAGAATCCGGTGACACGCTGCCTGCGTACGCGAACGACCGTGGGTGTTTCGTCGCGGACCCGATTGGTTACGCGCGATTGCCGCACAGTCTCGATCGAAGATTCGGCCGCGCCCATCTGGTCTAGTAATGGCGAGCTGCTCGGCGCTGTGGCCGTATTTCGCGACGTCAGCCACGAACGAGAACTGGCGCGCCAGGTCCGCTGGCAAGCTGCCCACGATGCATTGACGGGGCTGATCAATCGACGCGAGTTCGAAAAGGAGGTCGCACATGCATTGTCCAGCGCCAAGAGCGAAAGGCAACACCACGCGCTGCTCTACCTGGACCTCGACCGCTTTAAGGTCGTCAACGATACCTGCGGCCATGCTGCCGGCGATGTGCTGCTGCAGACACTGTCACATATGTTGCAAGACCGGATGCGCGACAGCGATATCCTCGCGCGCCTCGGCGGCGACGAACTGGGTGTGCTGCTTAAGCATTGTCCGTTGCCGCGCGCCCTCCTACTGGCCGAGGGCATTCGCCAGACCATCCAAGATTTCCGTTTTTCCTGGGGTGGACACACGTTCAGTTTGGGTGTGTCGGTAGGGCTGGTCGAAATCTCGCCTGACAGCAGCAGTACCAGCGAATTGCTGATGGCGGCTGACCAGGCCTGCTACCTGGCCAAGGAAGCCGGGCGCAACCGCATTCGCGTGTACCACGAAACTGACGCGCTGCTGGCACAGCGGCGCAGCGAGGTGCAATGGGTAACCCGGCTGAACGATGCATTCACCCATGATCGGTTTCGGTTGTTCGGCCAGCCGATCATACCGTTGGGGAGCGGATCCGGACACCATGAGGAGGTGCTCATCCGCATCGCCAGCCAGGATGAAACACTGATTCTGCCAGGAGCCTTCATTCCGGCTGCCGAACGTTACGACCTGATGGCGTCGCTCGACCGCTGGGTCATTACCCATGTCTGCCGGCATATCGAGAAAGAGAACTCGGGCGCGCGGGACGGTAACGCGTCCGGCTTCGACCGTATACCCGCCATGTATTCGATCAACCTCTCGGGGATGTCACTCAACGACGACGGCATGTTCGACCACATTGTCCACCAGTTTAGCGAGCATGGGGTCGAACCGCGGCAGATCTGTTTTGAAATTACCGAGACTGCCATCATCGCAAACCTACCCAAGGCACAAGATTTTATGGCGCGCTGCCGACAACTAGGCTGCCTGTTTTCTCTCGACGATTTTGGAAGCGGATTATCCTCGTTCGCGTATCTGCGTTCGCTACCGGTCGACTTCCTAAAGATCGACGGAGTATTTGTCCGCGATATCGCGAATAACCGGATACATCGTGCAATGGTGAAGGCTATCAATGAAGTCGGCCACGAAATGGGGATTCGCACCGTGGCCGAGTACGTCGAGGATGATTTGACGTTGGACGTCATACGCCAGCTCGGCGTCGACTATGCGCAGGGCTACGCCGTGGGCCGGCTCCGCAACCTTCTGTCACCATTCGCAGATCGCAATCGACCGACCTAG
- a CDS encoding EAL domain-containing protein: MRVVKTEVSTQNECGKCGEGVAGIEFAFAFQPIVSFEKQTVFAHEALARGPEGQPANSVLSQVTWENRHRFDQECRTRAIEQAAALQMGESLSINFIPNAVANPRACIQRTLRAAANCGFELSRLIFEVTESEKLVDAETLVRIFREYRKLGIKTAIDDFGAGYAGLNLLARFQPDIVKIDIDLIRDIDANKTKQIIVENIVNLCEKLGIVALAEGVETFDERDCLSSLGIDLMQGFLFARPAFRAIAAVDPMAWSRP, encoded by the coding sequence ATGCGCGTAGTCAAGACTGAGGTTTCCACTCAAAACGAGTGCGGCAAGTGTGGGGAGGGCGTAGCTGGCATCGAGTTCGCATTCGCCTTCCAGCCGATCGTCTCGTTTGAAAAGCAAACCGTGTTTGCCCATGAGGCGTTGGCCAGGGGGCCAGAAGGTCAACCGGCTAACTCCGTGCTCAGCCAAGTCACTTGGGAAAACCGCCACCGGTTTGACCAAGAATGCAGAACTCGGGCGATTGAGCAAGCCGCCGCCCTTCAAATGGGCGAGTCGTTGTCCATCAATTTCATTCCTAACGCGGTCGCCAATCCCAGAGCGTGCATCCAACGGACACTACGCGCCGCCGCAAACTGCGGGTTTGAATTGTCGCGACTGATTTTTGAGGTGACGGAAAGCGAAAAATTAGTCGACGCTGAAACGCTGGTGCGGATCTTTCGAGAATATCGCAAGCTTGGCATCAAAACCGCCATTGACGACTTCGGAGCCGGATACGCAGGGTTGAATTTGCTCGCCCGCTTTCAGCCGGACATCGTGAAAATCGACATCGATCTCATTCGCGATATCGATGCCAACAAAACCAAACAAATCATCGTTGAGAACATTGTCAACCTGTGCGAAAAGTTGGGCATCGTTGCGCTTGCGGAAGGGGTAGAGACTTTCGATGAACGCGACTGTCTTTCGAGCTTGGGCATTGATCTCATGCAGGGGTTTCTTTTTGCGCGTCCCGCTTTTAGAGCGATCGCCGCTGTCGATCCGATGGCTTGGTCTCGGCCCTAG
- a CDS encoding cache domain-containing protein, protein MLGGEASGSSISEHMLRSSYAQFKKRFILSSSLLIALLAALISWKIAAGVQADRDAALDRTRSFSRAMSAHVESEMRVIDLSLLRSAEALEALGAQALKNKQRAQQILTTSASDSDTSFWIHFIDAHGVGVAASNGLPIAGVSFADREYFRTHLKDDGAGLYVGEPQWGRVSGRRLFFLSRGVFSPEREFLGVVVASVDAAAIASVFGSALFQPTLSITLLHASGKIVARVPLFEQSFATSLFNADFYRHWKAASNGNYEARSPIDGQQRVFSYQKVGDTGLVVIVGIAVDSWRRAIPRDGAIAAGALGIVVLALVLSGRFALRNILRLELSHAEQQRLNAELRTARDERARGEKRARMIADTLPALVSYVDASERYVFHNSLYRTLLGPAADQMDGCSMRDVLGPEIHASIVPEVRAALGGARVSFERAVNVGPSQRCFKFEYTPDVDESGKTLGFTRWGSTSPK, encoded by the coding sequence ATGCTCGGCGGCGAAGCGTCAGGCTCATCCATATCCGAACACATGCTGAGATCATCCTACGCTCAATTCAAAAAGCGCTTCATTCTCAGCTCATCGCTGCTCATCGCTTTGTTGGCGGCTCTCATTTCTTGGAAAATCGCAGCCGGCGTGCAAGCTGATCGCGACGCTGCCTTGGACCGGACGCGAAGCTTTTCGCGCGCCATGAGTGCGCACGTCGAGAGCGAAATGCGCGTCATCGACTTGTCTTTGTTGAGGTCGGCTGAGGCGCTAGAAGCGCTTGGGGCGCAAGCGTTGAAAAACAAGCAGCGCGCGCAGCAGATCCTGACGACGTCGGCGAGCGATTCAGATACGAGTTTTTGGATTCACTTCATCGACGCTCACGGCGTGGGAGTGGCTGCATCCAACGGGCTGCCCATCGCCGGCGTATCTTTTGCGGATCGTGAATATTTCAGAACACATCTGAAAGACGACGGTGCTGGTTTGTATGTGGGAGAGCCACAATGGGGCCGTGTTTCGGGACGCCGTCTTTTCTTCCTGAGCCGGGGTGTGTTCTCTCCAGAGCGCGAATTTTTGGGGGTCGTTGTCGCCTCGGTCGACGCCGCGGCCATCGCCAGTGTTTTCGGCAGCGCCTTGTTTCAGCCGACGCTTTCGATCACGCTGCTTCATGCGAGCGGCAAAATCGTGGCGCGAGTCCCGCTTTTTGAGCAATCCTTCGCGACGAGCCTTTTCAATGCGGACTTTTATCGTCATTGGAAAGCGGCCTCGAACGGAAATTATGAGGCGCGCAGTCCGATCGATGGGCAACAGCGCGTGTTCTCGTATCAGAAAGTAGGGGACACTGGTCTTGTCGTCATTGTCGGGATCGCGGTGGATTCATGGCGGAGGGCCATCCCCCGAGATGGTGCCATCGCAGCCGGAGCATTGGGCATCGTTGTCTTGGCTCTCGTGCTGAGCGGTCGCTTCGCTTTGCGAAACATCCTGCGTCTCGAACTAAGCCATGCAGAGCAACAACGGCTCAACGCCGAGCTGCGGACGGCGCGCGATGAGCGGGCTCGCGGGGAAAAACGTGCACGGATGATCGCCGACACGCTCCCGGCCCTGGTTTCTTATGTCGACGCGAGCGAGCGCTATGTCTTTCACAACTCTCTATATCGAACGCTTCTGGGCCCGGCGGCCGATCAAATGGACGGGTGCTCAATGCGCGATGTCTTAGGTCCGGAGATCCACGCGTCGATTGTTCCCGAAGTGCGCGCGGCCTTGGGTGGCGCGCGAGTCAGTTTCGAGCGCGCGGTCAACGTTGGGCCGTCACAGCGCTGTTTCAAATTTGAATACACCCCAGATGTGGACGAATCGGGCAAGACGTTGGGTTTTACACGATGGGGATCGACATCACCGAAATGA
- a CDS encoding ATPase domain-containing protein, which translates to MPQLSFPSRKPTRCIPTGVPGLDDILGGGLTAERIYLVEGTPGTGKTTIGLQFLLDGLTRGEKGLYITLSETADELWAVAESHGWSLENTAIFELASSEALDPDAQQSVLHPSEIELGETARGVMAQVEEQRPSRVVFDSLSEMRLLAQNPLRYRRQILGLKQFFSSRECTVLMLDDKTSASDQHLHSIAHGVVSLEQMAQEFGKERRRVNIMKMRGIKFRGGYHDYVLDTGGVRMFPRIVASEHSAAFEPITRSTGCEGLDALLGGGLVAGTNTLFIGPSGVGKTTTVVRCMLTALERGERAFYYLFDEGLGTFFARSASLGMDLRSHQDAGRLTVRHVDPAELSPGEFAQMLRDAVELDRANFIAIDSLNAYLQAMPGEQFLLLQMHELLSYLNQKGVTTTLILGEHGIVGEMSRDVDLSYLADSTVLLRYFEADGKLRRAITVSKSRTTNHALTIHELLLGAGGIEIGEALQGFEGVLTGLPTYKGSTAMMDNPRADD; encoded by the coding sequence ATGCCACAATTGTCGTTTCCTTCGCGCAAGCCTACGCGTTGCATCCCCACTGGAGTGCCCGGATTGGACGACATACTCGGCGGTGGGCTGACGGCTGAACGAATCTATCTGGTCGAGGGCACTCCCGGGACTGGAAAGACGACGATCGGTTTGCAATTCCTTCTCGACGGCCTGACCCGTGGCGAAAAGGGGCTTTACATCACTTTGTCGGAAACCGCCGACGAGCTCTGGGCCGTGGCCGAGAGCCATGGCTGGTCGTTGGAGAACACTGCGATTTTCGAGCTTGCCAGCAGCGAAGCGCTCGATCCCGACGCGCAGCAGTCAGTGCTTCATCCTTCCGAAATAGAGCTGGGCGAGACGGCGCGCGGCGTCATGGCGCAGGTAGAAGAGCAGCGGCCGAGCCGGGTCGTTTTCGACAGCCTGTCGGAGATGCGATTGCTGGCTCAGAACCCGCTGCGCTACCGCCGTCAGATCCTTGGGCTCAAACAGTTCTTCTCGTCGCGCGAATGCACAGTCCTTATGTTGGACGACAAAACCAGCGCGTCGGACCAGCACTTGCACAGCATCGCGCACGGCGTGGTGAGCCTTGAACAGATGGCTCAGGAGTTTGGCAAGGAGCGCCGGCGTGTCAACATAATGAAGATGCGAGGGATCAAGTTTCGGGGCGGCTATCACGACTACGTTCTCGACACGGGAGGCGTTCGCATGTTTCCCCGGATTGTCGCTTCCGAGCATTCCGCCGCTTTTGAGCCAATCACTCGCTCGACCGGTTGCGAAGGGCTCGACGCGCTTCTTGGCGGCGGCCTGGTCGCGGGCACCAACACGCTCTTCATTGGACCCTCGGGCGTGGGAAAAACCACGACCGTGGTCCGTTGCATGTTGACGGCGTTGGAGCGCGGCGAACGCGCTTTTTACTACTTGTTCGACGAGGGACTGGGAACGTTCTTCGCGCGCTCGGCGTCGCTGGGCATGGACTTGCGTTCGCACCAAGACGCGGGCCGGCTGACCGTAAGGCATGTGGACCCGGCGGAACTCTCGCCGGGCGAATTCGCGCAAATGCTGCGCGATGCCGTCGAGCTCGACCGGGCCAACTTTATCGCCATCGACAGCCTGAATGCTTATTTGCAGGCAATGCCCGGCGAGCAGTTTTTGCTGCTGCAAATGCACGAGCTCCTCTCGTATTTGAATCAGAAGGGCGTGACGACGACCCTGATTCTTGGCGAGCATGGGATCGTTGGCGAGATGTCGCGCGACGTCGACCTTAGCTACTTGGCGGACTCCACCGTGCTGCTGCGCTATTTTGAGGCTGATGGCAAGCTTCGTCGCGCGATCACGGTCTCCAAAAGCCGGACGACCAACCACGCGCTCACGATCCATGAGCTCCTGCTGGGGGCTGGCGGCATTGAGATCGGCGAGGCTTTGCAGGGGTTCGAAGGCGTCCTTACGGGCCTTCCGACCTACAAAGGCTCGACAGCCATGATGGACAATCCCCGTGCCGACGATTGA